The following proteins are co-located in the Candidatus Eremiobacteraceae bacterium genome:
- a CDS encoding DUF72 domain-containing protein: MIRVGTCGFSYREWVGPFYPRGLVQTDYISYYAQIFDAVEIDSTYYAVPAPSMFERLDRRTPAGFRFTVKAPGGVTHSPAGTTPDEDEAQRFLASLESIRASGKLAAVLAQFPNGFRPSPDAFRRLDWLRRAWPDIAIVVEFRHRDWQRPETLRRLLALGLGWCNVDEPAQSSLLRPDAQTTSRIGYIRFHGRNAATWWNHEKPADRYAYLYSAAELEEWLPRIEQVVDKTDETFVFFNNHANGQATVNARQMAGMLHVAKLAPEIGAPRGPDQAPDDDPRLKLFD; the protein is encoded by the coding sequence ATGATCCGCGTCGGCACGTGCGGTTTTTCGTATCGCGAATGGGTGGGCCCGTTTTATCCGCGCGGGCTCGTCCAAACCGATTACATCTCCTACTACGCGCAGATATTCGACGCGGTCGAGATCGACAGCACGTACTACGCCGTTCCGGCGCCGTCGATGTTCGAGCGGCTGGACCGGCGCACGCCTGCCGGATTTCGATTCACGGTGAAGGCGCCGGGTGGTGTGACTCATTCACCGGCTGGTACGACGCCGGATGAGGACGAAGCGCAGCGGTTCCTCGCGTCGCTTGAATCGATCCGCGCATCCGGCAAGCTTGCCGCCGTGCTCGCCCAGTTTCCGAACGGCTTCAGGCCATCGCCCGACGCGTTCCGGCGCCTCGACTGGCTGCGGCGGGCTTGGCCGGACATTGCCATCGTCGTCGAATTCCGGCATCGCGACTGGCAGCGGCCGGAGACGTTGCGGCGCTTACTAGCACTCGGCTTGGGTTGGTGCAATGTCGACGAGCCGGCACAATCGTCGTTGCTGCGCCCGGACGCGCAGACGACATCTCGCATCGGGTACATCCGGTTTCACGGCCGCAACGCCGCGACGTGGTGGAATCACGAAAAGCCTGCCGACCGGTACGCGTACCTTTATTCCGCGGCCGAACTTGAGGAGTGGCTCCCGAGAATCGAGCAGGTCGTCGACAAGACCGACGAAACGTTCGTCTTCTTCAATAACCACGCCAACGGCCAGGCCACGGTGAACGCTCGGCAGATGGCTGGAATGCTGCACGTCGCCAAACTAGCGCCGGAGATCGGGGCGCCTCGCGGACCGGATCAAGCACCGGACGACGACCCGCGTCTCAAGCTGTTCGATTGA